One region of Seriola aureovittata isolate HTS-2021-v1 ecotype China chromosome 15, ASM2101889v1, whole genome shotgun sequence genomic DNA includes:
- the LOC130182051 gene encoding potassium channel subfamily K member 4 — protein MRCSTVLAILTGVLLYLVLGAVVFRALEAPREEGKHMQLLDTRRDFLSNFTCVDSENLQTLIEEVVEAVSAGVDPSSNDTFVSQWDLASAFFFSGTIITTIGFGNISPKTEGGQLFCIFYALVGIPMFGILLAGVGDHLGTGLRKAVAKIEVLFLKWRVSPMIVRVITAVLSILLGCLLFVAVPILVFQEVEGWSLLESAYFVVITLTTVGFGDYVAGDSGHAGSDHWYKPLVWFWILLGLAYFASILTMIGNWLRVLSKKTRAEMEGLRAHATDWTQNIQNMSVDFRMPGKIDDPFKRRRRKRRHGSRSHGHSGSAAGAHEGKEEQQENQTDSGSYSSSSSTSSNESGSESETDSQATQTERVPEEKPAEAEKKETLPDPHLSQPLDYFGENLAFIDESSDTQSVKLHLDPLLDSTHPNSVRSRQPKRRRHRRPVPHRINKVSSSSCDKNERNGNPKPVPDLPLNLQV, from the exons ATGCGCTGCTCCACCGTTCTCGCCATCCTGACGGGGGTGCTTCTCTACTTGGTGCTGGGTGCTGTGGTGTTCCGCGCCCTGGAGGCTCCTcgagaggagggaaaacacatgcagctgctggACACGCGCCGCGACTTCCTGTCGAACTTCACCTGTGTGGACTCAGAGAACCTCCAGACTCTTATAGAG gaggtggtggaggccGTCAGTGCAGGTGTGGATCCCAGCAGCAACGACACCTTTGTGAGCCAGTGGGATCTGGCCAGTGCCTTCTTTTTCTCAGGGACAATCATCACAACCATTG GTTTTGGAAACATCTCCCCCAAGACAGAGGGGGGGCAGCTGTTCTGCATCTTCTACGCCCTCGTGGGAATCCCGATGTTTGGTATCCTGCTCGCTGGAGTCGGAGACCACCTGGGAACTGGACTGAGGAAAGCTGTTGCTAAGATAGAAGTCCTCTTCCTG AAATGGCGCGTCAGTCCCATGATAGTGCGAGTGATCACGGCCGTCCTGTCCATCCTGCTGGGCTGCCTGCTCTTCGTCGCGGTGCCCATCCTGGTTTTCCAAGAGGTGGAGGGTTGGTCTCTGCTGGAGTCGGCCTACTTCGTAGTTATCACCCTAACAACGGTGGGGTTTGGAGACTATGTTGCAG GGGACTCTGGACACGCGGGGAGCGACCACTGGTACAAGCCCTTGGTGTGGTTCTGGATCTTGCTGGGTCTGGCCTACTTTGCATCTATCTTGACAATGATTGGTAACTGGCTCCGGGTTCTGTCTAAGAAGACCAGAGCTGAG ATGGAGGGATTACGAGCCCACGCCACCGACTGGACTCAGAACATCCAGAATATGTCGGTGGATTTTCGCATGCCAGGAAAAATTGATGATCCCTTCAAGCGGCGCCGGCGAAAGCGCCGCCATGGCTCTCGCAGCCACGGCCACAGCGGGTCAGCCGCAGGGGCTCATGAGGGgaaagaagagcagcaggagaaccaAACTGATTCTGGATCTtactcctcgtcctcctccacctcctctaaCGAATCAGGGTCCGAATCAGAAACAGACTCTCAGGCGACTCAGACGGAGCGAGTGCCTGAAGAAAAACCTGCAGAGGCTGAGAAGAAGGAGACTCTTCCAGACCCACACCTGTCCCAGCCCCTGGACTACTTTGGGGAGAACCTTGCATTCATTGATGAGTCTTCAGATACTCAGAGTGTGAAACTACATCTGGATCCTCTGCTGGACTCAACACACCCCAACTCTGTCCGCTCCCGTCAGCCGAAGAGGAGACGCCACAGGAGGCCTGTCCCACACAGAATCAACAAAgtcagcagctccagctgtgACAAGAACGAGCGCAACGGAAACCCCAAACCGGTCCCAGACCTGCCGCTAAACCTGCAGGTTTAA